ACACGCCACTTCCGCATTGCGGGTCGATGGGTCAAGGGTCTGAGAGAAAAAAGGCGTGCCACACGCCGTTCTTAGACCCTTGGACTCTCAGACCCTCCGACTCAGCGCAACAGGAGGCAGGTGGTGGTGGCGTGCGCGTACAGCTTGCCGGCGTCGTCGACGATGCGGCCCTCGGCGATGGCGGTCTGGCGGGTCGCGGCGACGACCTGTCCGATGGCCTGCACCTCGGGCCCGCCGGCGAGCAGGGGGCGGATGCAGTTGAATTTCAGTTCCAGCGTCGTGTAGCCCACCCCGGCGGGGAGCGTGGTGTGGACGGCGCAGGCCAGGGCGGAGTCGAGCAGCGTGGCGAACACGCCGCCGTGCACGCTGCCGATGGGGTTGTGGTGGAACTCCTGCGGTTTCAGGCGGAACACGGCGCGTCCTTCGGTGAAGTCCTCCAGTCGGCCGGGTTCCATGCCGAGCGTCCGGCCGATGGGGGGCGGGGGCAGTTCGCCGCGCACGATGGCGTGCAGATACTCCAGGCCGCTGAGGCGGCGGGCGGCTTCCAGGGCGGGGGTCATGTCGTCCCAGGTGTAGGTGCGCTGTCGGGTGGGGTCGGTCATGCGCGGAGAATACGCGCGGGCAGGCGGGGTTTCTGGACTGTCCTCTGGAGGGCGCGATTCACCCTGACAGCGGTTTCCAGTTCCACCCTTGGGCCAACACCACCCCCTTCAAGTCCACTTCCAACCGCTGATGTTGCAGGTGCTCGCTCCGCTCGTTCAGGAGTATCGAAGGGGCCCTTCAATCCTCCTGAATTCTGCTGTGAGCAGGGGTTCCGCCGCGAGATCAGAAGCGCAGGCCCTCGCTGACCAGCGGGGTCACGAGGCGGCGCACCCAGCACTCGCCGATCTTCTCGGCCTTTCCGCCACTCTTGAGTGAGATCGCGTCACCTTTCACCTTCTGGTCGAGCAGGATGCCCGGGCCCGCGAACTGGTCCCGCTGGATGCCCGCAGCGAACTCGACGGTCTGATTGACGCGGCAGGCCAGCAGGTCGTCCTGATCGGTCTGGTGGAGGAACAGCACACCTTCGTCCCGCGTGCCGACATCGAACCTGTTGATCTGGAGCAGGCCGAGCTGGCTGCCCAGCCAGCCGCCGGTGAAGTCACCGTCGGAGGTCTTTCTGGTGCCGACCATGCCCACGAAGGTGCCCTGCGGCGTGCCCATTTCCCAGACCTGGTTCGGGCTGATCGGAAGCGGCCAGGTCGGAATGCCGGAGACGCTCACCGGCAGTGGACTGCTGGCGGGCCGCAGGGCGCAGGTCCCGAGTTCCTTGGGGTCTCCTTTCGTGGA
This region of Deinococcus sp. JMULE3 genomic DNA includes:
- a CDS encoding PaaI family thioesterase is translated as MTDPTRQRTYTWDDMTPALEAARRLSGLEYLHAIVRGELPPPPIGRTLGMEPGRLEDFTEGRAVFRLKPQEFHHNPIGSVHGGVFATLLDSALACAVHTTLPAGVGYTTLELKFNCIRPLLAGGPEVQAIGQVVAATRQTAIAEGRIVDDAGKLYAHATTTCLLLR